In Oryza sativa Japonica Group chromosome 3, ASM3414082v1, one DNA window encodes the following:
- the LOC4333770 gene encoding plasma membrane ATPase 1 isoform X2: MAEDKGGLDAVLKESVDLENIPIEEVFQNLKCCRQGLTSEEAQLRLQLFGPNKLEEKEESKFLKFLGFMWNPLSWVMEAAAIMAIALANGGGKPPDWQDFVGIITLLLINSTISFIEENNAGNAAAALMARLAPKAKVLRNGSWTEEEAAILVPGDIISIKLGDIIPADARLLEGDPLKIDQSALTGESLPATKGPGDGVYSGSTVKQGEIEAVVIATGVHTFFGKAAHLVDSTNQVGHFQKVLTAIGNFCICSIAVGMFVEIIVMYPIQHRPYRPGIDNLLVLLIGGIPIAMPTVLSVTMAIGSHRLSQQGAITKRMTAIEEMAGMDVLCSDKTGTLTLNKLTVDKNLIEIFERGVTQDQVILMAARASRTENQDAIDTAIVGMLADPKEARAGIQEVHFLPFNPTDKRTALTYIDSDGKMYRVSKGAPEQILNLAHNKTQIERRVHAVIDKFAERGLRSLAVAYQEVPDGRKESPGGPWRFVALLPLFDPPRHDSAETIRRALNLGVNVKMITGDQLAIGKETGRRLGMGTNMYPSSALLGQNKDESVAALPVDDLIEKADGFAGVFPEHKYEIVKRLQARKHICGMTGDGVNDAPALKKADIGIAVADATDAARSASDIVLTEPGLSVIISAVLTSRAIFQRMKNYTIYAVSITIRIVFGFMLLALIWEFDFPPFMVLIIAILNDGTIMTISKDLVKPSPLPDSWKLAEIFTTGVVLGGYLAMMTVIFFWAAYKTNFFPRIFHVESLEKTAQDDYQKLASAVYLQVSTISQALIFVTRSRSWSFIERPGFLLVFAFFVAQLIATLIAVYANWAFTSIKGIGWGWAGIVWLYNLVFYFPLDIIKFLIRYALSGKAWDLVIEQRIAFTRKKDFGKEERELKWAHAHRTLHGLQPPDAKPFPEKTGYSELNQMAEEAKRRAEIARLRELHTLKGHVESVVKLKGLDIDTIHQSYTV, from the exons ATGGCGGAGGACAAGGGAGGCCTCGATGCCGTCCTCAAGGAGTCGGTCGACTTG GAGAACATCCCGATCGAAGAAGTATTCCAGAATTTGAAATGCTGCCGACAGGGGCTCACTTCCGAAGAGGCGCAGCTGCGCCTGCAACTTTTTGGTCCGAACAAGCTCGAGGAGAAGGAG GAGAGCAAATTCCTCAAGTTCTTGGGGTTCATGTGGAATCCGCTGTCATGGGTCATGGAGGCTGCAGCTATCATGGCCATTGCATTAGCCAATGGTGGG GGGAAGCCACCAGATTGGCAGGACTTTGTTGGTATCATCACACTGCTACTTATCAACTCAACTATCAGTTTCATTGAGGAAAACAATGCTGgcaatgctgctgctgcgctcATGGCGCGTCTTGCGCCAAAAGCCAAG GTGCTCCGAAATGGTAGTTGGACTGAGGAAGAGGCAGCCATCCTTGTGCCTGGGGACATCATCAGTATTAAGCTGGGAGATATCATTCCCGCAGATGCTCGCCTCCTGGAAGGAGATCCTTTGAAGATTGATCAG TCTGCGCTGACTGGAGAGTCATTGCCAGCCACCAAAGGTCCTGGTGACGGTGTTTACTCTGGTTCAACGGTTAAGCAGGGTGAGATTGAGGCTGTTGTGATTGCAACTGGTGTGCACACTTTCTTTGGAAAGGCTGCACATCTTGTTGATTCCACCAATCAAGTTGGCCATTTCCAAAAG GTTTTAACAGCTATCGGGAATTTTTGCATTTGCTCAATTGCTGTGGGGATGTTTGTTGAGATCATTGTCATGTACCCTATCCAGCACAGGCCATACCGCCCTGGGATTGACAACCTATTGGTGCTTCTCATTGGAGGCATTCCTATAGCAATGCCCACAGTCTTATCTGTAACCATGGCAATAGGGTCTCATCGCTTGTCTCAGCAG GGAGCTATAACAAAGAGAATGACTGCAATTGAAGAGATGGCTGGCATGGATGTTCTTTGCAGTGATAAAACAGGAACTCTGACTTTAAATAAGCTCACAGTGGACAAGAATCTCATTGAG ATTTTTGAAAGAGGAGTCACTCAGGACCAAGTAATTCTGATGGCTGCTAGAGCATCCCGAACAGAAAATCAAGATGCTATTGATACTGCAATAGTCGGGATGCTCGCTGATCCAAAAGAG GCACGTGCTGGTATTCAAGAGGTTCACTTCCTGCCATTCAATCCGACTGACAAGAGAACTGCATTGACATACATTGATAGTGATGGAAAGATGTACCGTGTTAGTAAAGGCGCACCAGAGCAG ATTCTCAACCTGGCACACAACAAGACACAGATAGAACGACGAGTCCATGCTGTAATTGATAAGTTTGCAGAACGTGGACTTCGATCACTTGCTGTAGCATATCAG GAAGTTCCAGATGGAAGGAAAGAGAGTCCTGGTGGGCCATGGCGCTTTGTTGCTCTCCTTCCACTCTTTGATCCTCCAAGGCATGATAGTGCAGAAACAATTCGAAGGGCACTTAACCTTGGTGTAAATGTTAAGATGATCACAG GTGACCAACTAGCGATTGGGAAAGAAACAGGGCGTCGTCTAGGAATGGGTACAAACATGTACCCTTCATCTGCTTTGTTGGGACAGAACAAGGATGAGTCTGTTGCTGCTTTACCAGTTGACGATCTAATCGAGAAAGCTGATGGTTTTGCTGGTGTATTCCCAG AGCACAAGTATGAGATTGTAAAACGTCTGCAAGCACGGAAGCACATCTGTGGAATGACTGGTGATGGTGTAAACGATGCTCCAGCCCTAAAGAAAGCTGATATTGGTATAGCAGTTGCTGATGCGACTGATGCAGCAAGGAGTGCATCTGATATTGTACTCACAGAACCTGGCTTGAGTGTGATCATTAGTGCTGTTCTTACCAGTCGGGCGATTTTCCAGCGAATGAAGAACTACACT ATATATGCTGTCTCGATTACAATACGTATTGTG TTTGGGTTTATGCTGCTTGCCCTTATATGGGAGTTTGATTTCCCGCCATTTATGGTTCTGATCATTGCAATTCTGAATGATG GTACCATAATGACTATATCTAAGGATCTAGTAAAGCCTTCTCCACTACCTGACAGCTGGAAGTTGGCTGAAATTTTCACAACTGGAGTTGTGCTGGGTGGATACTTGGCAATGATGACTGTTATATTCTTCTGGGCTGCATACAAGACCAACTTTTTCCCT AGGATCTTTCACGTCGAAAGCCTTGAGAAGACAGCTCAAGATGACTACCAAAAGCTTGCATCTGCTGTATATCTTCAAGTTAGCACCATCAGCCAAGCTCTTATCTTTGTCACAAGGTCTCGCAGCTGGTCATTTATCGAACGCCCTGGCTTTCTACTTGTCTTTGCTTTCTTCGTTGCACAGCTG ATAGCTACATTGATAGCTGTTTATGCTAACTGGGCATTCACTTCAATCAAAGGCATTGGATGGGGCTGGGCCGGTATCGTGTGGCTCTACAATCTCGTTTTCTACTTCCCGCTCGATATCATCAAGTTCCTCATCCGATATGCTCTGAGTGGGAAAGCATGGGATCTTGTCATTGAGCAGAGA ATTGCGTTTACAAGGAAGAAGGATTTTGGCAAGGAAGAGAGGGAACTCAAGTGGGCACATGCACATAGGACACTCCATGGCCTGCAGCCACCGGATGCGAAGCCCTTCCCAGAGAAGACCGGCTACAGTGAGCTGAATCAGATGGCGGAAGAGGCGAAACGGAGGGCCGAGATTGCAAG GCTCAGGGAGCTTCATACGCTGAAGGGGCATGTGGAGTCAGTTGTGAAGCTGAAGGGCCTG
- the LOC4333770 gene encoding plasma membrane ATPase 1 isoform X1: protein MAEDKGGLDAVLKESVDLENIPIEEVFQNLKCCRQGLTSEEAQLRLQLFGPNKLEEKEESKFLKFLGFMWNPLSWVMEAAAIMAIALANGGGKPPDWQDFVGIITLLLINSTISFIEENNAGNAAAALMARLAPKAKVLRNGSWTEEEAAILVPGDIISIKLGDIIPADARLLEGDPLKIDQSALTGESLPATKGPGDGVYSGSTVKQGEIEAVVIATGVHTFFGKAAHLVDSTNQVGHFQKVLTAIGNFCICSIAVGMFVEIIVMYPIQHRPYRPGIDNLLVLLIGGIPIAMPTVLSVTMAIGSHRLSQQGAITKRMTAIEEMAGMDVLCSDKTGTLTLNKLTVDKNLIEIFERGVTQDQVILMAARASRTENQDAIDTAIVGMLADPKEARAGIQEVHFLPFNPTDKRTALTYIDSDGKMYRVSKGAPEQILNLAHNKTQIERRVHAVIDKFAERGLRSLAVAYQEVPDGRKESPGGPWRFVALLPLFDPPRHDSAETIRRALNLGVNVKMITGDQLAIGKETGRRLGMGTNMYPSSALLGQNKDESVAALPVDDLIEKADGFAGVFPGLYAINCRIKTKWLKVTKKNITVKFSLFSEHKYEIVKRLQARKHICGMTGDGVNDAPALKKADIGIAVADATDAARSASDIVLTEPGLSVIISAVLTSRAIFQRMKNYTIYAVSITIRIVFGFMLLALIWEFDFPPFMVLIIAILNDGTIMTISKDLVKPSPLPDSWKLAEIFTTGVVLGGYLAMMTVIFFWAAYKTNFFPRIFHVESLEKTAQDDYQKLASAVYLQVSTISQALIFVTRSRSWSFIERPGFLLVFAFFVAQLIATLIAVYANWAFTSIKGIGWGWAGIVWLYNLVFYFPLDIIKFLIRYALSGKAWDLVIEQRIAFTRKKDFGKEERELKWAHAHRTLHGLQPPDAKPFPEKTGYSELNQMAEEAKRRAEIARLRELHTLKGHVESVVKLKGLDIDTIHQSYTV, encoded by the exons ATGGCGGAGGACAAGGGAGGCCTCGATGCCGTCCTCAAGGAGTCGGTCGACTTG GAGAACATCCCGATCGAAGAAGTATTCCAGAATTTGAAATGCTGCCGACAGGGGCTCACTTCCGAAGAGGCGCAGCTGCGCCTGCAACTTTTTGGTCCGAACAAGCTCGAGGAGAAGGAG GAGAGCAAATTCCTCAAGTTCTTGGGGTTCATGTGGAATCCGCTGTCATGGGTCATGGAGGCTGCAGCTATCATGGCCATTGCATTAGCCAATGGTGGG GGGAAGCCACCAGATTGGCAGGACTTTGTTGGTATCATCACACTGCTACTTATCAACTCAACTATCAGTTTCATTGAGGAAAACAATGCTGgcaatgctgctgctgcgctcATGGCGCGTCTTGCGCCAAAAGCCAAG GTGCTCCGAAATGGTAGTTGGACTGAGGAAGAGGCAGCCATCCTTGTGCCTGGGGACATCATCAGTATTAAGCTGGGAGATATCATTCCCGCAGATGCTCGCCTCCTGGAAGGAGATCCTTTGAAGATTGATCAG TCTGCGCTGACTGGAGAGTCATTGCCAGCCACCAAAGGTCCTGGTGACGGTGTTTACTCTGGTTCAACGGTTAAGCAGGGTGAGATTGAGGCTGTTGTGATTGCAACTGGTGTGCACACTTTCTTTGGAAAGGCTGCACATCTTGTTGATTCCACCAATCAAGTTGGCCATTTCCAAAAG GTTTTAACAGCTATCGGGAATTTTTGCATTTGCTCAATTGCTGTGGGGATGTTTGTTGAGATCATTGTCATGTACCCTATCCAGCACAGGCCATACCGCCCTGGGATTGACAACCTATTGGTGCTTCTCATTGGAGGCATTCCTATAGCAATGCCCACAGTCTTATCTGTAACCATGGCAATAGGGTCTCATCGCTTGTCTCAGCAG GGAGCTATAACAAAGAGAATGACTGCAATTGAAGAGATGGCTGGCATGGATGTTCTTTGCAGTGATAAAACAGGAACTCTGACTTTAAATAAGCTCACAGTGGACAAGAATCTCATTGAG ATTTTTGAAAGAGGAGTCACTCAGGACCAAGTAATTCTGATGGCTGCTAGAGCATCCCGAACAGAAAATCAAGATGCTATTGATACTGCAATAGTCGGGATGCTCGCTGATCCAAAAGAG GCACGTGCTGGTATTCAAGAGGTTCACTTCCTGCCATTCAATCCGACTGACAAGAGAACTGCATTGACATACATTGATAGTGATGGAAAGATGTACCGTGTTAGTAAAGGCGCACCAGAGCAG ATTCTCAACCTGGCACACAACAAGACACAGATAGAACGACGAGTCCATGCTGTAATTGATAAGTTTGCAGAACGTGGACTTCGATCACTTGCTGTAGCATATCAG GAAGTTCCAGATGGAAGGAAAGAGAGTCCTGGTGGGCCATGGCGCTTTGTTGCTCTCCTTCCACTCTTTGATCCTCCAAGGCATGATAGTGCAGAAACAATTCGAAGGGCACTTAACCTTGGTGTAAATGTTAAGATGATCACAG GTGACCAACTAGCGATTGGGAAAGAAACAGGGCGTCGTCTAGGAATGGGTACAAACATGTACCCTTCATCTGCTTTGTTGGGACAGAACAAGGATGAGTCTGTTGCTGCTTTACCAGTTGACGATCTAATCGAGAAAGCTGATGGTTTTGCTGGTGTATTCCCAGGTTTGTATGCAATCAATTGCAGAATAAAAACCAAATGGTTGAAAGTCACAAAGAAAAATATAACTGTGAAGTTCTCTCTTTTCTCAGAGCACAAGTATGAGATTGTAAAACGTCTGCAAGCACGGAAGCACATCTGTGGAATGACTGGTGATGGTGTAAACGATGCTCCAGCCCTAAAGAAAGCTGATATTGGTATAGCAGTTGCTGATGCGACTGATGCAGCAAGGAGTGCATCTGATATTGTACTCACAGAACCTGGCTTGAGTGTGATCATTAGTGCTGTTCTTACCAGTCGGGCGATTTTCCAGCGAATGAAGAACTACACT ATATATGCTGTCTCGATTACAATACGTATTGTG TTTGGGTTTATGCTGCTTGCCCTTATATGGGAGTTTGATTTCCCGCCATTTATGGTTCTGATCATTGCAATTCTGAATGATG GTACCATAATGACTATATCTAAGGATCTAGTAAAGCCTTCTCCACTACCTGACAGCTGGAAGTTGGCTGAAATTTTCACAACTGGAGTTGTGCTGGGTGGATACTTGGCAATGATGACTGTTATATTCTTCTGGGCTGCATACAAGACCAACTTTTTCCCT AGGATCTTTCACGTCGAAAGCCTTGAGAAGACAGCTCAAGATGACTACCAAAAGCTTGCATCTGCTGTATATCTTCAAGTTAGCACCATCAGCCAAGCTCTTATCTTTGTCACAAGGTCTCGCAGCTGGTCATTTATCGAACGCCCTGGCTTTCTACTTGTCTTTGCTTTCTTCGTTGCACAGCTG ATAGCTACATTGATAGCTGTTTATGCTAACTGGGCATTCACTTCAATCAAAGGCATTGGATGGGGCTGGGCCGGTATCGTGTGGCTCTACAATCTCGTTTTCTACTTCCCGCTCGATATCATCAAGTTCCTCATCCGATATGCTCTGAGTGGGAAAGCATGGGATCTTGTCATTGAGCAGAGA ATTGCGTTTACAAGGAAGAAGGATTTTGGCAAGGAAGAGAGGGAACTCAAGTGGGCACATGCACATAGGACACTCCATGGCCTGCAGCCACCGGATGCGAAGCCCTTCCCAGAGAAGACCGGCTACAGTGAGCTGAATCAGATGGCGGAAGAGGCGAAACGGAGGGCCGAGATTGCAAG GCTCAGGGAGCTTCATACGCTGAAGGGGCATGTGGAGTCAGTTGTGAAGCTGAAGGGCCTG